Sequence from the Burkholderia sp. GAS332 genome:
CGTTTGCATCCAGAAGCTCGCTCAACTTGAGGTGAACGGGGTCTTTGCGCATGTTGCCGTTTCTCAACCAAAGGAGGGAAGTCACATTGTGAATTGGAATGCTTACGGGCACATTGCACTTGACCCGTGCCTCACGGCCATGATTGAATTTGGCAGGGGTGTTCGTCGGTAATGCTCACCTCGCTTCGCGACAGGAGGCAGCCGTGAGCCCGAAATCTTCGCCGATCTCCAACGCCCAGCGCGCACTCGACACCGAGCCGCAATCCATTGATGCTCCGCTCTCGGCGGCCGCCGCGTTTCTCGTGCTTGTTGTCAAGGATGATGACGCATCGATCGCCACCGCCCGCTCCGTGGTGGGCAGTACCGGCGACCTCATTAAAGACCTCAGGATCCGAGCCAATAGCGGCCTGTTCACCTGCAACGTCGGGATCTCGCATCGCATCTGGGGACCGCTCACCGGCCAACCCGTGCCCAGCGAGCTTGCGCCGTTCCGGGAGGTGCGGGGCGCCACGCACACTGCGGTGGCCACAGCCGGTGATCTTCTTTACCACATTCGTGCCGACTCGATGGATCTGATCATCGAGTTCGAGAAAATTCTCCTTGAGGCCTTCGGCGACGCCGTCACGGCGGTCGACGACGTGGCTGGGTTCCGCTATTTCGACGGGCGCGACCTGCTCGAGTTTATCGACGGCACCGCGAATCCCGACGGCCTCGACCTGCCCGCCGCGACGATTGTCGGCGAGGAGGATCCCGCCTACGCCGGCGGTAGCTATGTCGTGATCCAGAAATACCTGCATGACCTCGCAGCCTGGCGCGCTCAAAAAGTTGAAACCCAGGAGGCGATTATCGGGCGCACCAAGTTCGACAACGTCGAGTTACCCGATGCGACGGAGGGTCAAAAGTCGCACAAGACGCTCTGCACGATCCAGGACACCGAAGGCGAGCACGACATCCTGCGCGACAACATGCCCTTCGCGGTCCCGGGACGGGGCGAGTACGGCACCTACTTCATCGGTTATTCGCGCCACCTTTGGGTGATCGAGAAGATGATGGAACGGATGTTTATCGGCGACCCTCCACCGCTTCACGACCGGATCCTGGACTTTTCCAAGGCCGTCGCCGGTGTGACGTTCTTCGCTCCGGCTCGCAAATTTCTGAGCAACCTTGCTGACTGAGTTGTCTCAGCGAGTGTCATCGAAGTTCCCTCCGATATTCCATTTTCGACCTTGGGCGGCCGTGGCGGCCGCCTCTCGAACGCACGCCTGTCTAGCTCCGGGGTAGCGGGGCGACTTTTGTGTCTCCTGTTGCCCGCTACGGAAGACATGAGAGAAATTGATCAAACCAAACAAAAAACATCAATTCCCATCAGATATTGTTCGACCGAGAATGGTTCACCAGTCGGCAACGCGAGAGACGCGATGCCGGATGAGAAACGATCCCCCATTCCTTCCTGTCGCCATTCATTTTGCCTAAATAGTTAGGAATATATATCAAATAGCTTACTGGTTCTGATGCAAAAGAAAAAATGACCGGTGCCAGTAATCGACGGCTTGCATTTCCGTCGGCACAGTGCCGCGACTGCATGAGCGGAGGATGTCCTGACGGGGTGATCCTATTGCCTTCTGGTTTGCTATGCATTCCTACCTAATGTAAACACAATCCAATACCTTAAAGGAAAACAACGATGCGCTTTTGTCATCTTCGTCATGAGCTCTCGGCTGCTGCTTTTGTCGCGATCATTGGACTTCTTCTGTCCAGCTCGCCGCCGGTAATGGCGGCCGATGCTGAACTCAATGTCTACAACTGGTCGGACTACATCGCTAAGGACACGATCCCGAACTTCGAAAAAGAGTCTGGCATTCACGTGCGATACGACAACTACGACAGTGACGACACGCTGCAGGCCAAGCTTCTGGCGGGGAGTTCAGGTTTCGACATCGTCGTGCCGTCGTCGCTCTACATGGCGAGGCAGATTCAGGCGGGCATACTTCAGAAGCTCGACAAGTCACAAATCCCGAACCTCAAGAATCTCGACCCGGCACTCATGAAAATGATCGCGGATGCCGATCCGGGGGCGCAATACGGCGTACCCTGGGCGTACGGCACCGATGGCATCGGCTACAACGTGCAAGAAGTGAAGAAAGCGCTGGGCGAGGACGCGCCCGTCGACAGTTGGGCGCTGGTGTTCGATCCGGCTAACGTGTCGAAGCTGAAAAGTTGTGGCGTCTCGTTCCTCGATCAGGCCTCTGACGCATTCGCGACTGCATTGCAGTACCTGCACAAGGATCCGAACAGTTCGAATCCCGCCGACTATCAGGCCGCCTTCGATCTGCTGAAGAAGGTGCGGCCTTACATCACCCAGTTTAACTCGTCGGGCTACATCAATGACCTCGCGAATAACGATGTCTGCGTGGCGATCGGTTGGTCTGGCGACGTGGGCATTGCGCGGCGGCGTGCGGCAGAAGCGAAACGCTCCTACGAGGTCCGCTTCTCGAACGTCAAGGAAGGTGGCCTGCTGTGGTTCGACATGATGGTGATCCCGAAGGACGCGCCGCATCCCGAAGCGGCCATGAAGTGGATCAACTATATCGAAGACCCGAAGGTCAATGCGGCGATCACCAACGAGGTGTTCTATCCGACCGCGAACCGTGCCGCGCGACAGTTCGTCAGTCCGGTTGTGTCGCAGGACCCGAGCGTTTATCCGGGCGATGACGTGCTGAGCAAAATGACCCTGATGAGGCCGTTGCCCGCCGACATCGTCCGGCTGGAAAACCGCCTTTGGGCGCAACTGAAGGCGGGGCGCTGATCTGTTTGCGAACGGTGAATGAGCCGGCCGTGGTCCTGCTACAAGCTAGGCTTCGGGACCACGGCCAGAAGCGGCTTCTTTGCCCTGCGTCAGCAGCCATTCGAACATCTGCTCGACGATGGGTGAGCGCGACGGCCCCGCCACGCGCGATATCCACCATGTCATGCCCGGCAAACGCGGGTAATCGGCCAGGATGGTCAACGCGCCCTGATCGACACTGCCTTGCGCCACCAGCCGGGACAGGCAGGCAATGCCACGCCCACGCAACACGGCGTCCAGCACCAGACGCTGGTCGTCATAGATCGCGCTCATGCGATAGGCGGACAGTTGCTCGCGGAAAATCGGCGCGATGCTCTCGCTGGTCAGGTTCTCTTCCAGACAGATGAGGCCCGTACGCAAATGATGTTTGGCGCGTGGCACGCGGTCTAATTTCGCCGCCAATTCCGTGGCGCACACGGTCACCCACTCGTCCTGCAGAAACGGCATTTCCAATAGACCGGCCTGTTGCATCGGCCGCGCGCCGATCGTCATATCGACATCGATCTCATCGACATAACGCGCGCTCTCGTCGGTGGAGAGCAGCGGGCATAGATCGGGAAGCACCTGTTGCAAGTGATCGAGACGCGGCTGCAGCCAGCCGTGCAGCAACGGCGCGGGACACACCAGCACGACCAGCCCGGGGTCCAGATAGGTGGCGATCCGGCCGAGCCCGCTGCGCAGCGTTTCCATCGAGCGCTGCA
This genomic interval carries:
- a CDS encoding putative iron-dependent peroxidase, with protein sequence MSPKSSPISNAQRALDTEPQSIDAPLSAAAAFLVLVVKDDDASIATARSVVGSTGDLIKDLRIRANSGLFTCNVGISHRIWGPLTGQPVPSELAPFREVRGATHTAVATAGDLLYHIRADSMDLIIEFEKILLEAFGDAVTAVDDVAGFRYFDGRDLLEFIDGTANPDGLDLPAATIVGEEDPAYAGGSYVVIQKYLHDLAAWRAQKVETQEAIIGRTKFDNVELPDATEGQKSHKTLCTIQDTEGEHDILRDNMPFAVPGRGEYGTYFIGYSRHLWVIEKMMERMFIGDPPPLHDRILDFSKAVAGVTFFAPARKFLSNLAD
- a CDS encoding putrescine transport system substrate-binding protein, producing MRFCHLRHELSAAAFVAIIGLLLSSSPPVMAADAELNVYNWSDYIAKDTIPNFEKESGIHVRYDNYDSDDTLQAKLLAGSSGFDIVVPSSLYMARQIQAGILQKLDKSQIPNLKNLDPALMKMIADADPGAQYGVPWAYGTDGIGYNVQEVKKALGEDAPVDSWALVFDPANVSKLKSCGVSFLDQASDAFATALQYLHKDPNSSNPADYQAAFDLLKKVRPYITQFNSSGYINDLANNDVCVAIGWSGDVGIARRRAAEAKRSYEVRFSNVKEGGLLWFDMMVIPKDAPHPEAAMKWINYIEDPKVNAAITNEVFYPTANRAARQFVSPVVSQDPSVYPGDDVLSKMTLMRPLPADIVRLENRLWAQLKAGR
- a CDS encoding DNA-binding transcriptional regulator, LysR family; this encodes MQRVPSLKLLMGFEAAARLGNFSRAADELHLSQSAISHQIQQLEEQLGQPLFRRIGRGVELTVAGEVLQRSVQRSMETLRSGLGRIATYLDPGLVVLVCPAPLLHGWLQPRLDHLQQVLPDLCPLLSTDESARYVDEIDVDMTIGARPMQQAGLLEMPFLQDEWVTVCATELAAKLDRVPRAKHHLRTGLICLEENLTSESIAPIFREQLSAYRMSAIYDDQRLVLDAVLRGRGIACLSRLVAQGSVDQGALTILADYPRLPGMTWWISRVAGPSRSPIVEQMFEWLLTQGKEAASGRGPEA